The DNA region GGAGTTAAAACTTTTAAGTATGCATAGTCTCACAGGAAAtacaaaatgaaaaaaatgcaaatattacaaaCACTTTTAAAGATTTCAATTTATCTACATCAAAATTATATCCTAGATCAGCAGCATCGGTAGAAGAACTAAAAGACATTATcccaaacagaagaaaataaaaacatcttaacataaaaaacaaaaaaaaaaagtgaaaatGCTTAAATAAAATTACCACAGAGAGATAAAAAAATCTTCAACAGAAGAAGGCGAGATAATCAAATTACAATCAATCCAAACACTGACAGTAGCTCATGCAACATTACCTTTAAAAGGGTATTTTCACTCCTCAGTTCAGACAAAGAAATTAATTCTTTTTCCAATGCTGATTTTTCCTTGGCTGATAAGTCAAGCTGCCTCCCTAACAATATGTTCTTATTGCACTCATTAACAGTTGCAAGTTTGGCTGCATCAAGTTCAAGCCTAAGTGATTCCAAAATCTTTTGAAGTTTTGAAATTTCCAATAATTTAGATTCTTCGTTGGAAACCTGCACTCCAAATCAGCGAAAAAAGGCTTAACACATTAAAATTTCTTTTCAAAGGCATTAGAAGACCAAGAAGTCATTCAATTGTGCATGTTTATTGGGCATGTTTTATATAGTGATCATTCATATTATATATGACAAACAAAGCAAACACATGACACAAAATAACAAAGGTGAATACACTCCCAAATTCATTTTATTCACCACAAACTTGAAATTTGTAACAAGAATACTTCTAATAAGATAAATAATCATCAGAACATATAGGCCAAGAAGTTTGGGATGTATGAAAGATACCATAGATGTCCGATAGTCATATATGATTGAAGGATGGAGATATCCATCTAAATGGAAAGTAAATCTTCTTGGTTTTTTTGCGTAAAACACAATAAGAGCTAAAATTAATCCACCAATTTTATATCACCAAGACAAGAGTTTTAATCACTGTGGTCACATGCCACGTGCTACAATTATATAAGGAAGAAAAGGCAGTTAGAACTTAATACTGTTAGCTGGGGAAAAAATCACAGATCTCAATTCTACCACAAATAATTTAAcggttcggtcgaccctacccctgcgggcactgcctgTAGGGGTCGATCCAactcggattttttcgagccaattttttttttttttttacagggaggTGGGCCCCGATGAAAAATATAAGCAAATCGCGAGAAACCAACCGATGTATAGCAGGACAACAAAATGCAATGGATAAGAACAAAATGTTATCATTGGTTTTCTTAATTCCTTCTATAAATACTCCAACAATTAGTATCCGCAATTTTTTCTCCAGATTCCATCGCCAAGTGAGATCCTCCAATTGCTTTTCGAGCTTACTCTTTTGCTAGCCGCAAGGCACCAGCCTCATTAGCCTCCtgtaaaagaaatgaagaaggCTAATTGCGTAGAAAGTACAAATATGTCCAGTTTGATACATCAATAGAATAACATCGAAATATGACCGAGAGTAGGCCAGATGTGCCTCATAAGAACTACAGGGAGACACCGGACGGGAAATTTAGGGAAAAAGGAGTCCTCGGtgacttatttaaaaaaaaggatTCGGATGGTAATTTATGTAAATATCTTTgtattttaagtttaaaattgatTAATCATTTTCACTCTTCTAAACTTCTTCACTTCACTGTAAACCCTACGCACTCGCTTCGACTCTCTTGCCCTCGTTTTCTCGTCGACTTAATCCGCGCAGCTGAATCGACGAAACCCTTCTTCAACGTTTTTCTTTGCAAGGCATCCGAGAAATGGCCGACCAAAATATGGTATGTTCACTTTTATTCTGTCATTTCATTGTTCGTGCgtgtgttgaggaagaaatggTGGAATCGTCGTGTTGAGAAAGAAAGGGTGCGTGTGTGTTGTGTTGTTGCGCTTGGTCGACCAAGCGTGGTTTGGTGACCACCACTTGGTCGACAAAGCGTTGGTCGACCAACCCACACTTTGACCACCGAGCAGCGGTGGACAAAGTGTGGGTTGGTTGACCACGCTTTGTCGACCAATCGTGTGTTTGTCGACCAATGTTTGGTCGACCAAGCATTGGTTGGTCGACCAATCGTGGGTTTGTCGACCAAGAAGCTTTGGTAGAGGAAGAAGCTATGGTCGACCAAGCGTGGTTTGGTCGACCCACTCTTAGTCGACCAACGCTTCTTGGTCGACCAACGTTTGGTCCACCAAGCGTGGGTTGGTCGACCAAGCAACCAAACGTGGGTTGGTCGACCAAGCGTGGGTTGGTCGACCAACGCTTGCTGGTTCAATGTAACATTAATTTTTATTCTAATATATTTGTATTTGTGACAGGTATATTTGCCGAGAAAACTAGGCAGGGATGCAATTTTTCGCTGCAAGCTGACACTCGAATCAAGATATAAAGAGGTTTCGGAGAAGATTGTTCACTACCTCAACAACAACGAGAGAGCCCTTTTTTTCGAGCAGTCTCCTTTTGGTAATTTGGTTAGGTATCATAGAGATATAAATATTTCTAGTCAAattatgttgtatttgatgagtAATCAGATAGTTGACACGGGTAGTGATGAGTTTTGGATGGTGGTGTGCAAGAGGCCGGTTAGATTTTCTTTGTTAGAGTATTGTTTAATAACCGGCCTCGATTGCGGTACAGAGCCTGTAGATGTACAAGAGGGAGGTGTCTTTGGCTCCAGACACTTTGGCGGTAAGTCTGAGATTATTTTGAGTGAATTGGAGGCAAAGATGAGGGTTCAAGTGCAGAATGAGGCTGGTGTAGACGTGGAGAAGTTAAAGATGGCTAGTCTTTACTTCTGTTGTTTTGTGTTCGGTGAGGGGACTAGGAAAAAAACGAATAAGATCGACCCTAAATACCTGAGGCTTATAGATGATTTGGATAGGTTTAACAGCTATCCGTGGGGTAGAGTAGCCTTTCGTGATGCGGTCCGATGTTTGAATAAGGACCTTTTAGGGCGATATAATTACCTCACCGATGCACAGGGTCGGAAAGAAGTTGATGGCAGCTTCCTTGTCGGTGGTTTTGTGCTGCCTCTGCAGgtatattaatttttgaatgttaaaactggatttgttatctttattTCTACTAATAACATTGTTCTAAATTTATGTTACAGATCCTCGCTTATGAATATTATCCGAGCGTGGCACAAAAGTTTGCAAGGAAAAGAGATGTGGACGGTTTGATGTTGCCCAGGATGTTTCAATGGGTCACTAACACGTGGCCGTCAAACCGTGCCCCAACTGCTGTTGATGTCACTGCAGCCTTTGGTGATTCTACTATAGATGTAAGTAATATGAAttgatttgatataataaatgtgtacttactttttaattaatctgatacgttattaattaaatgtaggATTGTCTTGGATGTTTGACTCCTACTCCCGAGGAGCTCGTTTCAACGTATTATACGACCGGAGATTTTGTTGATTCTACGCCTGATGCGGTCACCACTCGGGTACTCGAGCTCTGGAGGCAGGGTCAGACAGTCATATGTAGCGAGCACCCTCTGGAGTCTCCCTCAGTCCAGCACATGCATTCCGCACATTCACCTCCCTCTGTCCAGAACACACCTCCTGCACATGCATCTCCTGACGTTTCCGGCACCCGTCCTGGTGATCTCAATAGATCCAGCTCTAGCACCAGTTCTCCTATGCGTACGGGTCCTAGAGTCCACTTTGGACTCAATCCTTCCCGCCGCCCATCACCTTTGGAGCATCGTTTCGAGCGGCGATTGACTGTGTTGGAGGATTCTGTTACGTCCATGCATGTTAAGATGTCAGCAGAATTTATTGAGATCAGAGCGTCTATCAGGAGCATAAATCAAGCTCTAGTTGACTTGAAATCGAGTTTCAATCTTGGTCTCGATCAGTTGAGATTGAGTTTGACTGAACAGATTAGAGCTGGTTTTGCTGAGATGAGGTCTAACATGCCAGTGCAGCAGGACAGAGATTATAGCATAGCATATACCAGAGGGCGGAAGAGGAAAGCGTCCGAGGCAGATTTTGGTgagttaattttattaattatatttatgtttatgtaatataatgatttagtacaattctcataattattttaatttgtttaatGTACGCTATTAGGGTTGGATGATAATCTGGCCAGGGAAATTGACAGTACTAGCCAAACACTACATATATTTGAGCCTAACCTTCCGGTCATTATAGAGGAGTCCTCAGAAGGTGAGTTAATGCACttttttgatttgatatttttGTATAGTATATTAAACaacaatctttttatttttagatattCAAGTTACTCCGGATTCGCGTAAGTCAGGTGGCGAGGCGACCACGTCGAGAGGTTATTATACTAAACCTTGTCTATTCATATTTGCATTaaatttcttattattttaatttgttgaATGTACGCTGTTAGGTGTGGCTGATAATATGGGTAAGGAAATTGGCAGTAGTAGCCAAACCCAACAGATATTTGAGTCTAACCTTCAAAGCATTCTAGAGGAGTCCACAGGAGGTGAGGTAATgcacattttttatatttatatttatgtatagTATATTAAACAATATACTTTATGTTTTTAGATATTCAAGTGACTCCAGATGCGCGTATGCCAGGAGGGGAGGCGACCACGTCGAGAGGTTATTAAACTATACCTTGTTTATTGttcatatttgcattaaagttGTTACAATTGATCATTTTATAGATGACGGTGTGAGGCCACTTGCGGAGACCGTGACACTGAAGGTAAACAACTCGCTTGCACGAGTTAGGGCATCGATGCTCGACCGTTCGCCTAGTAGGATTCGAGGTTTTACGCCGAATATGAGAAGTCTTTCTACGGACCCATGGCGATCGCAAACTCGCGTGTCACTTTCTCTgtaagcttttaaataaatcttttataaaGTTTAAATTTGTAGAGGATTTcttttaaaacattgaaaatcttTTGTTATGTTGAATTCAGCACTTCGGCGAAGCTCTCCGTGGATTGGTTGAGATGCAGATCCGACATCCTGAAATGATGTCGGCAGATGATTCGTTGATGGACGGACATTTCTACGGTGATCTCAGTTTTGGCCGAAGATAAAGATATCGATTTCAAAATAAATCTGGCACGGATTGTGAGCAAAGTCAAAGGTAGTGATCCAGAATGGCCGTGTCTCTCGTGGGAAAAGGCATGAAGAATTCTCATCCCTGTCTACACAGATCGGGGCTGTTTTTTGCTAAAACTCGTGACAGAGGTGAATAAGTGCATTATATATGACTTGCTGCGAAGGCACGATCCCAAATTCAAAGATCTGAATAAAGAAATAGAGCCTATACTTTAAACGCTGCTCGTCTGCTATCCATTGTTGGGAACAACCCACACCCCGAGAGGCTATGGAATATAAAACTACATGATGAATTCCGTGCCAAGATTATACAGTACGTTATTCCGTCTGCTATTTCATGatgaatcataatctcaaaactatcctaatttcacaattatgttacataTTTTCGACAATTATTAatatctattttttaaaaaacaaaactaATGGTCGACCATGAGGGTGATGGTCGACCAACAGCTTGATGGTCGACCAGAGTCTGGTCGACCATAAAGCTCATGGTCGACCATCATCCTCATGGTCGACCGATAGCTTGATGGTCGATCAAAGAAAAATAGTGGTCGACCAGCAAGCTAATGGTCGACCATGAGCTTGAACGTCGACCAAAATAAACTTATGGTCTACCAATCAAGCTAATGGTCGACCATTAGGCTCATGGTCgaacaaaaataaaactttgGTCGACCCTCAAGCTATCTCTTTCTGAATTCACCGATCGAAGGAATTCTGTTTTGTTTTCTTCTGCCAACTCTCTTCTCTAACAAAGGAGGCAACACCAATGAAAAATTAATGTTGCGTGGCCATTCATTTTCTTCCAAAACGGGATACACAGTCTCTGAGTAAGCCATGCACCATGACATTGTAGAATAGTACTCTGAACACATATCGTATAAATCAATCTTCGCTAACCAACTAGCTGCGATGGCTTGAGCACATGGGATTCTATCAATATCAAAAACTCGACATGTGCATCTTTTTTATTCGAGTTCCACTATGGCCGAATGTCCACGACTCCTAACATCAAACTCCAGACGTCCTAATTCAAAAACTTGCATTCCTTGGGCATCTGTGAACCTGCTACGAAGAATCCCCTCGATCGTAGGGGTCAAGTTAGTGTTACTTGCAATTGATGCGTGGCGATATCGAGCAAACCAAGATGGCCAGTTTCTGCAAAGAATCCAAGAGTGCAATGATTGGCAGCTTCCTTTCTTCAAGTAGTCTAGCATTGATCGACTCAACCCCGTTTGTCGTCATAATATTGTAACGGGTCTTCGGACAATACGCTCGAGTCCATCTATCAAGTGAGTCTCTCTCGTCCAAATATTGCACTGCCTCAGGATATCTATTTCTAAAATCATTGTATGCAATATCAAACTCGaaagttttataaattttagcAATGTGCAAAAACATTTCGGTTGCACCCTTTTTTTTGCATCTAGTCTTCATGTTTTGGGATAAATGCCACGCACAATGACCATGATGCGCATTTCTATAGACAGTAGAAACCGCATTAATGATCCCCTGATGCCTGTCAGAAATTATCACCAATTCATCCTCGTCAGGTGCTACTTCTAACAACTTCGTTAAAAACTAACTCCACGAAGAAGTACACTCGACATCTACGATTCCCCACGCCAAATGATATTGGTGATAATTTCCATCTTGTGCCGATGCCACCAGTAAAACACCATTATACTTGCCCTTCAACCACGTACCATCAATTGATACAACTTTTCGCATACTTCGATATCATCTAACGCATGCACCAAAAGCAAGAAACATATACTTGAATCGATTTTCCTCGTCGACAAATATGTCTGTTATGCTTCCTCGATTCATCCGCTCAACCATGTGCAAATAACAACTCAATTTAGTAAAACTCTGCGTAGGATCACCTTTCAACATATTGTCTGCTAGTTCTTTCCTTTTCCAAGCCTTGTAGTATGATATATCAGCATTCATACTATTGCGCATCATCGCCATCACCGCTTTTGGTACCATTGGCACTGGATGACCTTGGAAATTATCCACTAACATATCACGAACAACAGCAGAACTCGCTCCACGGATTCTCTTTCGTCTCCCAGTCAAACCACATGTATGTGTATTGCAATATGTTCTAACGGAGAATGCACGTGAATCATTCTTAATCAAAGAGGTCCAGATTCTCCACTTACAATCAGACACTACACATTTTACGACGTACACCTTTTGGCTACTTTTAACCGTCTCAAATTCAAATCAAGCTTCCAAACTTATTCTAATTAGCTCTTTTTTCACCGCTTCTCGGTTTGGAAACTCTTGACCAACAAACAAGTTTGAACCATCCGTGAATGAAAACGTGTCATTATCAATATCCACATCCGCATCCAAATTTGCGTCATTGCTTTGAACCAAATTTGCCTCGACCTCAATTGCATCATTACGTGCTTTGTCATATAACTCGTCTGTGTTACTACGATCCACATGCAGGGCATCCGCATTATGCGCTTCGTCGAATGTGTTACTACGATCCACATGCATGGCATCCACATTATGCGCTTCGTCGAAAAAATCACTGCTATTATTACGATCCACAGAAACAATATTCAAGtgaaaataatcatcaaaaTGACTCTGTTCGTTAATATTGCAATTGTTTTCATCAATACCATATCCGTGCACATTATCAAAAGAATCAAAAGAAGCAAcacattcaatttcaacttGAAGCACTGGCCTACTTCTCGGACAACCAAGATACATATATGCTTTCAAATCATGGTCATTCTTTATATAAATTGGTTGAATGTTGCACGGCAAATCTAGAAGATAACTCAACCTCAAGTTGGCAGTGTCTTCTACTTTCCCAGCTCTATATATTtcactttttaaattttcaaaataacaaatatcatcATCCACTGGAATAGCAACACACTTTGCATTGGCCCCTGGATTCCATTTATAAACCAGCCCCTCTGTCACTTCCCATTTCCCATCAAAATGAACAACAATAACGGTTGACATATCTAAAAAGTGCACAAacaaatatgataattataatgagcaaaatgatttaataacaaaaaaaattacacaCATGGTCGACCAAAAATTAGTTGGTCGACCAAGAAATTATGTCGGGTCGACCAAGATGATCATGGTCGACCCGGCAAACACAACAACTTGGTCGACCATTAAGAGTGTGGTCGACCATGAAAAAATTTTCTTTGGTGGACCGGGAAGCTTTTTGATCGACCAACTTAATTTTGGTTGGAAAATATTCTTCATTTTAATTTTGGTCAATTTTGGTCGACGAAAAAAACAATGAACCACACAAATTATTCATCTTAATTTTGGTCGATAGCTGCATGAAATGAAGAAAACAATGAACTGGTTCAAAGAAAATGGAGCAAACTTACtgtatttttcaaataaagacGAATTGGTCTTCAAATACAGAAGAATGGGGCAACATATGCGGGAGTAGATTTAGATCTGGATCTGAGGAATGAGCGCAACAACACCTGAGCAACAACAGTGTCAATTTCGATTTAATGTATCGCGGAAGAGGTAGATGGGGTAGATGAGTTCTTTAAATTTGGGAAGCTGATAATTGGGAAAAATGTGCGTCGAATGAGAAGAAAGAGAAGAcaacaattaatttaaaaagttaTAAGGTTAATTAAGGTTTAATTTACTAATCAAAAGTCAACaccttctttttttaaaaaaaaattcagactCCTTgttttttaaatccttcttgtCTTAATCCTATTTTTTTAATTGCCCCGACACCGGACATAGTTTAGCTGCAAATAAATCTATCCATTTTTCCAATTCAAGAACCAACTAATCAAAAGTGACACAAGGATCCATAAAAGAAATGGATGGTTACACTAAGTCGGAGAAAACAGTGAAAATTAATGTTTCACCAATACATACTTCGCATGTGACATATTTTATATtggacaatatgtcatatcaaaTCATGTTATTGTGTTATACAAGAATGTATAAAATGAGTAAGACACACGTTAAATCCAACTGACTGAATCCTTCCCTTAATTGATTTGAATCAGCAATacaaaaatattagaaattttaaaaacatgaaATACTTCATATTTTACCAACTTAGATACTTATTATCTAGCTTGAACCTAAAAAAAGGTTAAAAGTGATTATAGATCAAGAATGACGACATCCTACCACCTTCTATACCACATGACAAAATTAAAGATGCgtacttcaaaaaaaaaaaaaccaaaattctTCAGAACCTGTCAGACAAAACAATGTTCTCACCTTTTTAAGCTTCCTCAGTTGTCTTTTTTGCCAACTTTTGCCTCCAAAGAAATGTAATATGTAAAATGTATCCAAAAACCTTACTTTGTTTACTTCACTGGTAGGACTACTTCTGTGTTCTAAAATTATCCATATGCTTGAACAAGAAATATTTAGAAAACCCACAAGAAAATAGTTACATAATtctgttggtcccacgtgcggaatttgagataataaaacccgaaaataaagaataaactggacaccgagatttacgtggaaaacccctaaaaattattagggtaaaaaccacgggcaagatgaaaagaattccactataatattttgtggtgtacaactcaatcactgtgtttccaaagagaacacgcactctcttaatacaggagaacaaacacatcacaaatattatagaactaagcacttaaatgctataagatgagagaaaactcgaagaatggatgatttcagaatgaaggggggagCTCTATATATAGAGCCCCTTGACCGTGTGAAAACTCGTATAAAAACACATTTTCTCCTCTGAAAATTTACGCGAAATTTCCGCTGCTTTGCATAGCCAACCACACGTTTTTCTTTTTAGCAAATTCAGCCAATTCTCCCGACATGCAATAAATGCTATGCTcctgccgacatttctcccacttggagatttgattgagaatcaaacacatctccacacatcctttcaatatCGCCATTCCCTGTTGCTTACGGTTTCGCTAGACCACTTGatgatctacaccactcaaacttatcagtgttcactggcttggtcaaaAAATCAGCTATGTCATCTTTGGTATGGAttttctgcatatccacgcttccttcttctactacttcccgcaCAAAGTAAAATTGGACTCTAATGTGTTTATTtttggaatgaaaggctggatttctTGCAATGTGCAAGGCACTTTGACTGccacaaaacaaagaaacattttcttgtttgtgctcgatctcctccaataaccttttgatCCATATTGCCTcattgcaagcttgagtagctgccatgtattctgcctctgttgtagccaatgccacaactgtctgcagttttgaaacccagttTACAGCTCCTcttgcaagtgtaaacacataaccagtagttgattttctcttatcaggatcacctgcataatctgaatcgacatagcccctgagtgtaaaatctgatcctccataacataatgcagcagcattcgaggtaccgttgatgtatctaaggatcctcttaacagtgctccaatgctctcgcccaggattcgccatataccgactaactgctctcactgcttgagcaatgtccggtcttgtacatatcatggcgaacatcaaacttcccactgctgatgcatatggaacTCGAGACATCTcgatcctctctgcttcactgctaggataCATCTCGGAGAATTACTTGAAGTTAACAAGAAGATGGGTCGATATTGACTTATTAtattgcatgttgaagcgttacaagactttcttcaaataatttttctgggaaagccaaatctttctatTATTTCTGTCTcgatgaacttgcatccctagaatcttgtttgctggtcccaagttcttcatatcaaattccctagccaactgtgaCTTCAATCATTGGACATGATCTTTGTTGGgacctgctaccaacatgtcgtccacatacaacaacaaaatgatataatcatcaccagacctcttgaaatacgtacaagggtctgcactcagtc from Primulina tabacum isolate GXHZ01 chromosome 14, ASM2559414v2, whole genome shotgun sequence includes:
- the LOC142523909 gene encoding uncharacterized protein LOC142523909, with protein sequence MADQNMVYLPRKLGRDAIFRCKLTLESRYKEVSEKIVHYLNNNERALFFEQSPFGNLVRYHRDINISSQIMLYLMSNQIVDTGSDEFWMVVCKRPVRFSLLEYCLITGLDCGTEPVDVQEGGVFGSRHFGGKSEIILSELEAKMRVQVQNEAGVDVEKLKMASLYFCCFVFGEGTRKKTNKIDPKYLRLIDDLDRFNSYPWGRVAFRDAVRCLNKDLLGRYNYLTDAQGRKEVDGSFLVGGFVLPLQILAYEYYPSVAQKFARKRDVDGLMLPRMFQWVTNTWPSNRAPTAVDVTAAFGDSTIDDCLGCLTPTPEELVSTYYTTGDFVDSTPDAVTTRVLELWRQGQTVICSEHPLESPSVQHMHSAHSPPSVQNTPPAHASPDVSGTRPGDLNRSSSSTSSPMRTGPRVHFGLNPSRRPSPLEHRFERRLTVLEDSVTSMHVKMSAEFIEIRASIRSINQALVDLKSSFNLGLDQLRLSLTEQIRAGFAEMRSNMPVQQDRDYSIAYTRGRKRKASEADFGEVG